The Candidatus Paracaedibacteraceae bacterium genome has a segment encoding these proteins:
- a CDS encoding tyrosine recombinase — protein sequence MTKSPKADTPVVPSQNLVERFLEAQAAEHASAKNTLLAYGRDLKDFFKTLQKPAETIGADDIQIYLGTLANQNVTASTQARRLSCLRQFFRFLMSESIVDKDPTFTTESPKTRRSLPTVLSVADVDKLLITASQRRDSAGIRLYAMLEIMYSSGMRVSELVGLPLTVLPKNVDKISGLQVLHIKGKGGRERLVPLAEPAVIALIDYLKVRDDFISEKNYRSDVYLFPSSSKEGHLTRIRFFQLLKELAVAANLDPSLVTPHGIRHAFATHLLSGGADLLTIQKLLGHADIATTQIYTHLTADRIIDLVNHHHPLRKQKG from the coding sequence ATGACCAAATCGCCGAAAGCCGACACACCCGTCGTTCCAAGTCAGAATCTCGTTGAGCGGTTTCTCGAGGCGCAAGCAGCCGAACATGCTTCTGCTAAAAATACGCTGTTAGCATACGGTCGTGATCTCAAAGATTTTTTTAAGACGCTGCAAAAACCAGCTGAGACTATTGGGGCAGATGACATTCAAATTTATCTTGGAACTCTGGCTAATCAGAACGTTACAGCGTCAACGCAGGCACGTCGACTATCTTGTTTGCGGCAGTTTTTTCGGTTTTTGATGTCAGAATCAATCGTTGATAAAGACCCGACATTCACAACTGAATCCCCAAAAACACGGCGATCTTTACCAACCGTCTTGTCCGTTGCCGATGTCGATAAACTTTTGATTACAGCTTCGCAGCGCCGTGATTCTGCAGGCATTCGCTTGTATGCGATGTTGGAAATTATGTATTCTAGTGGGATGCGTGTCTCAGAATTAGTTGGTCTTCCTTTGACTGTTCTCCCTAAAAACGTTGATAAGATATCGGGATTGCAAGTGCTTCATATCAAAGGAAAAGGGGGACGTGAACGTCTTGTCCCTTTGGCTGAACCCGCTGTTATCGCTCTTATCGATTATCTTAAAGTTCGAGATGATTTTATCAGTGAGAAAAATTATCGAAGTGACGTTTATTTGTTTCCTTCTTCATCAAAAGAAGGTCATTTAACTCGTATTCGTTTTTTTCAACTCTTAAAAGAATTGGCTGTGGCGGCAAATTTAGATCCATCCCTTGTAACACCGCACGGAATTCGCCATGCGTTTGCGACTCATCTTTTATCTGGAGGGGCTGACCTTTTAACAATTCAAAAATTGTTGGGACATGCTGATATTGCAACAACTCAGATTTATACACATCTGACAGCAGACCGAATCATTGATCTTGTGAATCATCATCATCCGTTGAGAAAACAGAAGGGCTAA
- the rpsA gene encoding 30S ribosomal protein S1, whose amino-acid sequence MSNTSAAKSPAKENFADLLEESLRGRSSFEGSVVKGYVLSVDSDFVTVDVGLKSEGRIPLREFAGPGRAPEIKAGDFIDVFVERMEDKNGCAVLSVEKARREAAWGELEKASITGELVNGVIFGKVKGGFAVDLEGAVAFLPGSQVDVRPIRDITPLMNIAQPFKILKMDKLRSNIVVSRRAVLEDNRSEQRAELVSNLSEGQVLEGIVKNITDYGAFVDLGGVDGLLHVTDISWRRINHPSDMLKVGETVQVQVIRFNRDTQRISLGMKQLEADPWKGVEERYVPGSRHKGKITNIADYGAFVELEPAVEGLIYVTEMSWTKKNVHPSKILTQNQEVEVQVLEVDMTKRRISLGLKQCSENPWVRFAEKFPIGSILEGEIKNITEFGMFVGVDEEIDGMVHMTDVSWDNNDSSEFKKGDVIKVKVLDVDAEKERISLGIKQLNDDPYAAAAEGLKKGTVVTGTVTEVHDKGIEVALESGLTGSIKKADLSRERSEQRPDRFAVGEKVDAMVLSMDRSGRKANLSIKARELDEEKQAMSEFGSADSGASLGDILGEAMNKAKKTTKSKKAE is encoded by the coding sequence ATGTCTAATACATCCGCTGCAAAATCCCCCGCAAAAGAAAACTTTGCTGATCTTCTCGAAGAATCCCTGCGTGGTCGCTCCTCATTCGAAGGTAGTGTTGTTAAGGGATATGTTTTATCTGTTGATTCAGATTTCGTTACAGTTGACGTTGGTCTAAAATCCGAAGGTCGCATTCCACTGCGCGAATTCGCAGGCCCAGGTCGCGCTCCGGAAATTAAAGCTGGTGATTTTATTGATGTGTTCGTTGAACGCATGGAAGATAAAAACGGTTGTGCAGTTCTCAGCGTTGAAAAAGCTCGTCGTGAAGCTGCTTGGGGTGAACTTGAAAAAGCATCCATCACCGGTGAATTGGTTAACGGTGTCATTTTTGGCAAAGTTAAAGGTGGTTTTGCTGTTGATCTTGAAGGCGCAGTTGCATTCTTGCCTGGTAGCCAAGTTGATGTTCGCCCAATCCGCGACATCACACCATTGATGAATATTGCCCAACCATTCAAAATCTTGAAGATGGACAAATTGCGCAGCAATATCGTTGTCTCCCGCCGTGCAGTTCTTGAAGATAACCGCTCTGAACAACGCGCTGAATTGGTTTCAAACCTATCCGAAGGTCAAGTTCTTGAAGGTATCGTTAAAAACATTACAGATTACGGTGCATTCGTTGATTTGGGTGGGGTTGATGGTCTTCTTCACGTTACCGACATTTCTTGGCGTCGTATTAACCACCCAAGCGACATGCTCAAGGTTGGTGAAACCGTTCAAGTTCAAGTCATTCGTTTTAACCGCGACACACAACGCATTTCTTTGGGCATGAAACAACTTGAAGCTGATCCGTGGAAAGGTGTTGAAGAACGCTATGTTCCTGGTTCACGTCACAAAGGTAAGATCACCAATATCGCTGATTACGGCGCATTCGTTGAACTCGAACCGGCTGTTGAAGGTTTGATCTATGTTACAGAAATGAGCTGGACAAAGAAAAACGTTCACCCATCAAAGATTTTGACACAAAACCAAGAAGTTGAAGTTCAAGTTCTTGAAGTTGACATGACAAAACGTCGTATCTCTTTGGGTCTAAAACAATGCTCTGAAAACCCATGGGTTCGTTTTGCTGAGAAATTCCCAATCGGAAGCATCCTAGAAGGAGAAATCAAGAACATCACCGAATTTGGTATGTTTGTTGGCGTTGACGAAGAAATTGATGGTATGGTTCACATGACCGATGTTTCTTGGGATAACAATGATTCTTCTGAATTCAAGAAGGGTGATGTTATTAAAGTTAAGGTTTTGGATGTTGATGCCGAAAAAGAACGTATTTCTTTGGGTATTAAACAGCTGAACGACGATCCTTATGCTGCTGCAGCCGAAGGTTTGAAAAAAGGAACGGTTGTAACAGGTACAGTGACCGAAGTTCACGATAAAGGTATCGAAGTTGCTCTTGAATCTGGTCTAACCGGGTCCATCAAAAAAGCTGACTTATCCCGTGAACGCAGCGAACAACGCCCAGACCGTTTTGCCGTTGGTGAAAAAGTTGACGCGATGGTTCTGTCCATGGATCGTTCAGGTCGCAAAGCGAACTTGTCTATTAAGGCACGTGAGCTTGACGAAGAAAAGCAAGCTATGTCTGAATTTGGTTCAGCCGACAGCGGCGCTTCTTTGGGCGACATCTTGGGTGAAGCCATGAACAAAGCTAAGAAGACAACAAAGTCTAAAAAAGCTGAGTAA
- the cmk gene encoding (d)CMP kinase, which yields MTKEKAKKVIIAIDGPSGAGKGTVAHYLADTFNLKILDTGLLYRVLAKLTLAKGFNETMTEAIIELAKVVKIEDVNQAGLRDETVAAMASKIAAIPQVREILNTLQRNFAYGDPGEQAGVILDGRDIGTVICPDADCKIYLTADQEIRAVRRMKQEGNICQIEVQRLMSERDKRDSTRQSAPLNAADDAYIIDTTHLTIDEVCQKASYYVQKSCLPGTLTA from the coding sequence ATGACAAAAGAGAAAGCAAAAAAAGTGATTATAGCGATTGATGGCCCTTCGGGTGCCGGCAAAGGGACTGTTGCCCATTATTTAGCGGATACGTTTAATCTCAAGATTTTAGATACAGGCTTGCTATATCGTGTTCTGGCTAAACTTACGCTCGCTAAGGGATTCAACGAAACAATGACCGAGGCGATCATTGAACTGGCTAAGGTTGTTAAGATTGAAGATGTTAATCAAGCAGGGTTACGGGACGAAACCGTTGCTGCCATGGCATCTAAGATTGCAGCAATCCCTCAGGTACGCGAAATTCTGAATACATTGCAACGTAATTTTGCCTATGGCGACCCAGGTGAACAAGCAGGTGTCATTTTAGATGGGCGCGATATAGGCACCGTCATTTGCCCGGATGCAGACTGCAAAATTTATCTAACAGCGGATCAAGAAATCCGCGCCGTACGTCGCATGAAACAAGAGGGCAATATCTGCCAAATTGAAGTTCAGCGATTGATGTCTGAACGTGACAAACGTGATTCAACTCGTCAAAGTGCTCCGTTAAATGCTGCTGATGATGCGTATATCATTGATACAACACATTTAACTATTGACGAAGTGTGTCAAAAAGCCTCATATTATGTACAAAAATCATGCTTACCAGGCACATTAACTGCTTAG
- a CDS encoding AsmA-like C-terminal domain-containing protein produces the protein MKIFRYFAVIFFGVILGGSAFLNAYLASETVKQNVEQEFLESLEKLGIKSANVSLDHIEWGGVFYPFSLRVRAVSMHDDVRRVDVSNLILGVSASALLLGETRIKHVAARHVKVAHDDKVALSGEFELLLNLPRATVKVNFLDVSFPDLADLDPMFAVLKGIDCPTTLVISADYNGHEITRGVIKATVGSGEIIFPPYYPNKTPIQHAKFEVNLTPSKIKLTQLTVRTADAFAQLSGALRGHSILTALQAGQDVSLSLQGNLDRLPVDLIKVYWPHGLAKDAREWVTTNLSKGEAENATIQMKATLHVGDVPALTIKELSGDIDAKGVDVAYLGNLPKVVDTSGHCRYTKSNFIIDAHGTCDGMAVKDAHLDISQLDQEHGHMDIDLKVNGELKPALNLISQKPLELTQKLGVDPKLFEGQAETHLKLSFPLDDDSKLKDVKVDSVSVIKNASVIHGKLGRIMEGGLLKLETTNEQLNLKGTALVSRHPSEIVAFKSFNSNDRKLTINGKDALHDPRFGAFWVSLINGKLSGAVDLSKVAYDIPMALFIKEAKEPGKLIFNGFYNDDGVTLSDWELKFGAAMAHGAAKLAAKGAQEITIQSATAGGIQGQGKVIIQDNHLGIAGRLQALDLDHVYHHYNSDAGESPYSIDTDLKIEQLQLSQKLTFGQVNLRVTHSKGDLTSLKLMSDKPGVLEVFVTPEKSGIKHITLLCHKAGDVLDYFMPNSDFEGGTLNLVGQLSGKPGHKVFKAEIDLRDFVVIKAPLLAQILSLSSLDGIMRTLTGQGVSFSNTIGHLEWGNDKVILKDIHASGSSIALTLDGTVNLLTDNIAIEGELYPINSLNVILANIPLVGQVLGGGKSRGVFATAFNLTGKRQNPVISANPLSTIAPQSVKELYKKQVNNEK, from the coding sequence ATGAAAATATTTAGATACTTTGCTGTTATTTTTTTTGGTGTTATTTTGGGAGGCAGCGCTTTTCTCAATGCCTATTTGGCATCCGAAACAGTTAAGCAGAATGTTGAACAGGAATTTCTGGAATCATTAGAAAAACTAGGAATTAAATCAGCCAATGTCAGTCTTGATCATATTGAGTGGGGGGGTGTTTTTTATCCTTTTTCACTCCGTGTTCGGGCTGTTTCGATGCATGATGATGTGCGTCGGGTTGATGTGTCGAATCTAATCCTTGGGGTTAGCGCAAGTGCTTTGTTGTTGGGGGAAACCCGGATTAAACATGTTGCAGCACGCCATGTTAAGGTTGCTCATGATGACAAGGTGGCCCTATCTGGTGAGTTTGAGCTTTTGTTGAATTTGCCAAGAGCTACAGTCAAAGTGAATTTTTTAGATGTTTCATTTCCGGATTTGGCTGACCTTGATCCTATGTTCGCAGTGTTGAAGGGGATCGATTGCCCAACAACATTAGTTATTTCTGCTGATTATAATGGCCATGAAATAACACGCGGTGTTATCAAGGCAACGGTTGGTTCCGGGGAGATTATCTTCCCCCCGTACTATCCCAATAAAACACCGATTCAGCATGCTAAATTTGAGGTAAACTTGACGCCATCAAAGATTAAACTTACCCAGTTAACCGTGCGAACTGCAGATGCTTTTGCTCAACTGTCAGGAGCACTTCGTGGGCATTCCATCTTAACAGCTTTGCAGGCTGGGCAAGATGTTTCTTTGTCACTTCAAGGGAATCTTGATCGTCTGCCTGTTGATTTAATCAAGGTTTACTGGCCCCATGGGTTAGCTAAGGATGCTCGAGAATGGGTAACGACTAATTTATCAAAAGGCGAGGCTGAAAACGCAACGATCCAGATGAAGGCGACTTTGCATGTTGGTGATGTGCCTGCTCTAACAATCAAAGAACTTTCAGGGGATATTGATGCTAAGGGGGTGGATGTGGCTTACCTTGGCAATCTGCCTAAGGTTGTCGATACTTCGGGGCATTGTCGCTACACGAAATCTAATTTTATTATTGATGCTCATGGGACGTGCGATGGTATGGCTGTTAAGGATGCGCATCTGGATATCAGTCAATTGGATCAAGAGCATGGGCACATGGATATTGATCTTAAGGTTAATGGCGAACTTAAACCTGCTCTCAATTTGATTTCACAAAAACCGTTAGAGCTAACGCAAAAATTAGGGGTAGATCCTAAATTATTTGAAGGGCAAGCTGAGACGCATTTAAAGTTATCTTTTCCGTTAGATGATGATAGCAAACTCAAGGATGTGAAAGTTGATTCGGTTTCTGTTATTAAAAATGCCTCTGTGATTCATGGAAAATTAGGGCGAATTATGGAGGGAGGACTGTTAAAACTTGAGACAACAAACGAACAATTGAATCTTAAAGGAACGGCTTTGGTATCCCGTCATCCGTCAGAAATTGTGGCGTTTAAAAGCTTTAACAGTAACGACCGTAAACTGACGATAAATGGAAAGGATGCGCTCCATGACCCACGGTTTGGCGCGTTTTGGGTGTCTTTAATCAATGGGAAACTTTCAGGGGCTGTTGATCTGAGTAAAGTTGCATACGATATTCCGATGGCGCTTTTTATCAAGGAAGCCAAAGAACCTGGTAAGCTGATTTTTAATGGGTTTTACAACGATGACGGTGTGACATTATCTGACTGGGAATTGAAATTTGGGGCAGCTATGGCTCATGGGGCTGCAAAGTTAGCGGCGAAAGGTGCGCAAGAAATTACGATCCAGTCTGCCACAGCAGGAGGGATTCAAGGCCAAGGTAAGGTTATAATCCAAGATAACCATCTCGGGATTGCTGGGAGATTGCAGGCTCTTGATTTGGATCATGTTTACCACCATTATAATTCTGATGCAGGGGAATCGCCGTATTCTATTGATACTGATTTAAAAATTGAGCAACTTCAGTTGAGCCAGAAATTGACTTTTGGTCAGGTTAATCTGAGGGTGACACACTCAAAAGGTGACTTGACCTCGTTAAAGTTAATGTCAGACAAACCGGGTGTTCTTGAGGTTTTTGTGACTCCGGAGAAGAGCGGTATTAAACATATTACATTGTTGTGCCATAAGGCAGGTGATGTTTTGGATTATTTTATGCCAAACAGCGATTTTGAAGGAGGAACGCTTAATTTAGTTGGGCAATTGTCTGGTAAGCCGGGACACAAAGTATTTAAAGCTGAGATCGACTTGCGTGATTTCGTTGTTATCAAGGCTCCCCTATTGGCTCAGATCTTGTCTTTGTCGTCTTTGGATGGGATTATGCGGACATTGACAGGGCAAGGCGTTAGCTTTTCTAATACCATAGGGCATTTAGAGTGGGGGAATGATAAGGTAATTCTAAAAGATATTCATGCTTCGGGTTCATCAATTGCCTTGACCTTAGATGGCACAGTCAACCTATTAACTGATAATATTGCCATTGAAGGTGAGCTCTATCCTATTAATAGTTTGAATGTGATATTGGCTAATATCCCGCTGGTGGGGCAAGTACTCGGTGGTGGAAAGAGTCGGGGCGTTTTTGCCACAGCATTTAACCTGACGGGAAAACGTCAAAATCCTGTGATATCGGCAAATCCCTTGTCGACCATTGCTCCACAGAGTGTGAAGGAACTCTATAAAAAACAGGTTAATAATGAAAAATAA
- a CDS encoding cation:dicarboxylase symporter family transporter, which produces MNIFKSLPAQLVICVIAAYLAADFATPTHASYAYSLSCVLKDFLMMLLPFVIISYMGSAILSLEQKAPLLIIAVLTLVCVSNMLATFVSYGVSLAALPFVTQGKMIQLSGATETINSLLSTPFPVLLEPKWAMIVGSVYGLTLSIRPYEPGRQIIFKLRDLVTKILQKSFIPLLPVYVFGFVLKMQMEGSLSILFQSGGQIIALMISLIVIYIGLMYAIAANFVPNRFATYIRNMFPAAFTGFTTMSSAATMPVTLDATEKNMNDKSYSQLVIPATVNIHLVGDALGIPLLGLATLQLSGLPMPDLPSFAIFAGFFCVAKFSTAGIPGGGILVLLPTLQSHLGLTEEMLGFVTTLYILQDSIFTGSNVAGNGAFALLSHKIMKALGLVGNVKQQEDVQLEAA; this is translated from the coding sequence ATGAACATTTTTAAAAGTTTACCAGCCCAACTTGTCATCTGCGTCATTGCAGCTTATTTGGCAGCAGATTTTGCCACCCCAACTCATGCCTCATACGCCTATAGCCTCAGCTGTGTCCTCAAAGATTTTCTGATGATGTTACTCCCCTTTGTCATCATTAGCTATATGGGATCAGCCATTTTATCCCTAGAACAAAAAGCACCCCTGTTAATTATTGCGGTCTTGACTCTTGTTTGTGTATCGAACATGTTGGCCACCTTTGTGTCCTATGGTGTCAGTTTGGCAGCCCTACCGTTTGTGACTCAAGGTAAAATGATTCAACTTTCAGGAGCCACGGAAACCATCAACTCCCTATTATCCACCCCCTTCCCCGTACTCTTGGAACCAAAATGGGCTATGATTGTCGGATCAGTTTACGGTCTAACACTAAGTATTCGCCCTTATGAACCGGGTCGCCAAATCATCTTTAAGCTTCGTGATTTAGTCACTAAAATCTTGCAAAAATCATTTATCCCGCTCCTTCCTGTTTATGTTTTTGGATTCGTCCTGAAAATGCAAATGGAAGGAAGTCTTAGCATTTTATTCCAATCCGGCGGGCAAATTATTGCCCTAATGATCAGCTTGATCGTGATTTACATCGGTTTAATGTATGCTATCGCTGCAAATTTTGTCCCGAACCGTTTTGCAACGTATATTCGTAACATGTTCCCTGCAGCCTTTACTGGCTTTACAACTATGTCAAGTGCCGCCACCATGCCTGTTACATTGGATGCCACAGAAAAAAACATGAACGATAAAAGCTACTCACAGCTTGTCATTCCGGCAACGGTTAACATCCATTTAGTCGGAGATGCACTGGGCATTCCACTGCTCGGCCTTGCGACACTCCAACTATCAGGCCTTCCAATGCCAGACCTACCCAGCTTTGCAATCTTTGCCGGATTCTTTTGTGTTGCTAAGTTTTCAACAGCAGGAATTCCTGGTGGTGGGATTCTGGTTCTGCTACCAACACTCCAAAGCCATCTTGGCCTCACAGAAGAAATGCTCGGCTTTGTCACGACGCTCTACATCTTACAAGACAGTATCTTTACCGGATCAAATGTTGCTGGAAATGGTGCATTTGCCCTGCTCAGCCATAAGATCATGAAAGCCCTCGGCCTTGTTGGAAATGTCAAACAACAGGAAGACGTCCAACTCGAAGCAGCATAG
- a CDS encoding phytanoyl-CoA dioxygenase family protein, with translation MKPLQVNHHNALLDQFHDNGYLILPDFIPSEDCDCLMARMGELVDEFAQTEQVTSVFSTLTHEHTQDRYFLESADEIYYFFEKDALGEDGLLYSIRESLNKVSHALHDKDPVFNEFCCHDRLRSLMVNLGYLDPVIRQSMYIFKQARIGGEVAMHQDSTFLHTNGKPVVGLWFALEDATLDNGCLWVIPRGHKGPLRQKFMRHDDDSLTFATLDVTPYDLDAAMPLEVKKGTVIVLHGLLPHASKPNTSGQSRHAFTLHMTDRQDGFPVGNWMRGYDDTTA, from the coding sequence ATGAAACCGTTACAAGTAAACCATCATAACGCCCTATTGGATCAGTTTCACGACAATGGATATTTGATTTTACCCGATTTTATACCATCTGAAGATTGTGACTGTTTGATGGCGAGAATGGGTGAGTTAGTGGATGAATTTGCTCAAACAGAGCAAGTAACCTCTGTTTTTTCAACGTTAACTCATGAGCATACGCAGGATCGTTATTTTTTAGAATCTGCAGATGAGATTTATTATTTCTTTGAAAAAGATGCCTTGGGTGAAGACGGGTTGCTTTATTCTATTCGTGAATCCTTAAATAAAGTGAGTCACGCCCTACACGATAAAGATCCTGTGTTTAATGAGTTTTGTTGCCATGATCGACTCAGATCGTTGATGGTCAACCTTGGCTATTTAGATCCCGTTATTCGTCAGTCTATGTATATTTTTAAGCAGGCTCGGATCGGTGGGGAAGTGGCAATGCACCAAGATTCTACATTTTTGCACACCAATGGAAAACCTGTTGTGGGATTATGGTTTGCTTTGGAAGATGCAACTTTGGATAATGGGTGTTTGTGGGTAATTCCGCGTGGTCATAAAGGGCCGCTTCGTCAGAAATTTATGCGTCATGATGATGATTCGCTCACTTTTGCAACGCTGGATGTTACGCCGTATGACTTAGATGCCGCGATGCCTCTTGAGGTTAAAAAAGGGACTGTTATTGTGTTGCATGGATTGCTGCCTCATGCGAGTAAGCCGAATACATCGGGTCAATCACGGCATGCGTTTACCTTGCATATGACAGACCGACAAGATGGCTTTCCTGTTGGAAATTGGATGAGAGGCTATGATGACACAACCGCTTAA
- the dapF gene encoding diaminopimelate epimerase, translated as MMTQPLKFTKAQALGNDFVILEGQPQPIGVIQKLAHRRLGVGCDQVIFYQKIFERNVNIQFYNADGSVAGACGNGSRALAKLLCSDGKIILKTQDRDLHCVVQKEIITIDMGVCRIDASHGHGSLDSSFWILADVGNPHRIAFVDRLDAYDLEAVAKPYPHENVSLAQMTDTGVRLMTWERGSGYTGACGTAACAVAAAAIHFGQESAVLVSQSGGDLTITVSDGRVYMSGTAEIVFVGEFYN; from the coding sequence ATGATGACACAACCGCTTAAATTTACAAAAGCCCAAGCTCTGGGGAATGATTTTGTTATCCTTGAAGGACAGCCCCAACCAATCGGAGTCATCCAAAAGTTAGCGCATCGCCGATTGGGGGTTGGTTGTGATCAGGTGATTTTTTATCAAAAGATATTTGAGCGTAACGTGAATATTCAATTTTACAATGCTGATGGAAGCGTGGCTGGTGCTTGTGGTAATGGTAGCCGCGCTTTGGCAAAACTCTTGTGTAGCGATGGCAAAATTATACTAAAGACCCAAGATCGAGATTTACATTGTGTCGTGCAAAAGGAGATCATCACCATTGATATGGGTGTCTGCCGTATAGATGCGAGTCATGGTCATGGTTCTCTTGATTCATCCTTTTGGATTCTGGCTGATGTTGGGAATCCTCATCGGATTGCCTTTGTTGATCGACTTGATGCTTATGACTTAGAGGCTGTGGCGAAGCCATATCCCCATGAAAATGTGTCTTTGGCTCAGATGACGGATACAGGCGTTCGGCTGATGACGTGGGAAAGGGGGAGCGGTTATACTGGTGCTTGTGGTACTGCCGCCTGTGCTGTGGCAGCCGCGGCAATTCACTTTGGGCAAGAGAGTGCTGTTCTGGTAAGTCAATCCGGGGGCGATTTAACAATTACTGTGAGTGATGGGCGTGTTTATATGTCAGGTACGGCCGAGATTGTATTTGTGGGGGAGTTCTATAATTAA
- a CDS encoding UDP-N-acetylmuramoyl-L-alanyl-D-glutamate--2,6-diaminopimelate ligase: protein MKIKDILPHLNTSQMGDLTCSHVHSDSRLIQSGDVFVAITCDAVLDNVRVAITSGAAIIIVEHALIDELQRQFPSIQLIAVDSAREALSVIASQLYPRQPDHIYAVTGTNGKSSIVNFIRQILGELGRQSVSFGTVGLEFSSNTAVIPKIDVPKLTTPDAMSMHKMLEQLTGAGVTDVAFEASSHGLDQYRLHQVKVTSAGFTNLTQDHLDYHGSMEEYFKAKVKLFTEVLTQDGAATINVGCPYGKSLALMLAHRPVRVVTYAVGAEADLVADRIQLEAGKIKFDLTYLGQSFGTQTVPVAGIFQIENILCAIGMIVGEGIALPEVLAVLPKIQSARGRMEYVGSSDKGGAVYVDYAHTPDALMRALQALRLHAKNARVHVVFGCGGNRDSLKRPLMGKIADDLADVIIVTDDNPRHEDPSFIRAQIMAKSPRAVEVGDRRDAIATAIAGLSQGDVLLIAGKGHETGQLIKDTIVPFDDREVVRTCLSGRTMKAAH from the coding sequence ATGAAAATAAAAGATATTTTGCCACACTTAAATACATCCCAGATGGGAGACTTGACCTGTAGTCACGTGCATAGTGATTCCAGACTTATTCAGTCCGGAGATGTTTTCGTTGCGATTACGTGTGATGCGGTTCTGGATAATGTGCGAGTCGCAATTACTAGCGGGGCAGCTATCATTATAGTTGAGCATGCGTTGATTGATGAATTGCAACGTCAGTTCCCATCCATTCAACTCATTGCCGTAGACAGTGCGCGTGAGGCATTATCCGTTATCGCTTCTCAACTGTACCCTAGGCAACCTGACCATATTTATGCGGTAACAGGAACGAATGGTAAAAGTTCCATCGTGAATTTCATACGGCAAATTTTAGGCGAACTAGGGCGTCAATCCGTAAGTTTTGGGACAGTTGGATTAGAGTTTTCTTCAAATACCGCTGTTATTCCTAAAATTGATGTGCCAAAACTAACAACCCCTGATGCGATGTCAATGCACAAGATGTTGGAACAGTTGACTGGTGCAGGGGTAACGGATGTTGCTTTTGAGGCATCGAGCCATGGGTTGGACCAGTACCGACTCCACCAGGTTAAAGTTACGAGTGCGGGGTTTACAAATCTGACTCAGGATCATCTCGACTATCATGGCAGCATGGAAGAGTATTTTAAGGCTAAGGTTAAGCTGTTTACAGAGGTTTTAACTCAAGATGGGGCTGCGACGATAAACGTGGGTTGCCCGTATGGAAAATCTTTGGCTTTGATGTTGGCTCATCGACCTGTTCGCGTTGTGACCTATGCTGTGGGGGCTGAGGCTGACTTAGTTGCTGACCGAATCCAATTAGAGGCGGGAAAAATTAAATTTGATCTAACCTATCTTGGGCAATCTTTTGGAACGCAAACAGTTCCGGTTGCAGGAATATTCCAGATTGAAAATATTTTGTGTGCCATTGGGATGATTGTGGGTGAAGGGATTGCGCTGCCGGAGGTTTTGGCTGTTTTGCCAAAGATTCAAAGTGCGCGGGGCCGAATGGAATATGTTGGTTCTAGTGATAAGGGCGGGGCTGTTTATGTGGATTATGCTCATACCCCAGATGCTTTAATGCGAGCTTTGCAAGCTTTACGTTTGCATGCAAAAAATGCACGCGTTCATGTTGTTTTTGGCTGTGGTGGCAATCGTGACAGTTTGAAGCGCCCGTTAATGGGGAAAATTGCCGATGACCTGGCTGATGTAATTATTGTGACAGATGATAACCCAAGGCACGAAGATCCATCCTTTATTCGAGCGCAAATTATGGCAAAAAGCCCGAGAGCTGTTGAGGTTGGAGATCGCCGAGACGCAATTGCGACAGCTATTGCAGGATTAAGTCAAGGGGATGTGTTGTTAATTGCTGGCAAAGGGCATGAAACAGGGCAGTTGATTAAAGATACGATTGTACCTTTTGATGACCGTGAGGTAGTACGTACATGTTTGTCTGGCAGAACGATGAAGGCTGCTCATTAG